A DNA window from Anastrepha ludens isolate Willacy chromosome 6, idAnaLude1.1, whole genome shotgun sequence contains the following coding sequences:
- the LOC128866006 gene encoding uncharacterized protein LOC128866006, which yields MNMDSCQRSWHLPLLLCILVLNFASATPIDATPDTDAPSKATVNTTEEAAKFVVITEDVIPDVENTTQKVIRVNPLDLPALTEDRSGSMDSSLYNIQSILPANRNYVNSNRMRGTKPRVKNSIMNVGAYPPVIRQLIEPKFRKTLNNQMKQLHFLYNQNALDRQKLSKAMRVHVAPGAYPVYYALSKTNGRFGKFPIKGFRTPTEFLKYLAKNKAASLDNAQRLES from the exons ATGAACATGGACAGCTGCCAACGGTCATGG CACCTGCCGCTGTTACTCTGCATTCTAGTACTCAATTTTGCGAGTGCCACACCGATAGATGCAACACCAGATACAGACGCGCCTAGCAAGGCAACCGTGAACACCACTGAGGAGGCCGCAAAATTTGTCGTCATCACCGAGGATGTGATACCTGATGTCGAGAATACCACACAAAAAGTGATACGCGTTAATCCGCTCGATCTGCCCGCGCTAACAGAGGATCGGAGCGGTAGCATGGACTCATCGTTGTACAATATACAGAGCATATTGCCAGCAAATCGTAATTATGTGAACTCGAATCGTATGCGTGGTACAAAACCGCGTGTGAAGAATTCCATCATGAACGTTGGTGCTTACCCACCTGTTATAAGACAACTTATCGAGCCGAAGTTCCGCAAAACGCTTAATAATCAAATGAAGCAATTGCACTTCCTTTATAATCAGAATGCATTGGATCGACAAAAATTGAGCAAGGCGATGCGCGTGCATGTGGCACCAGGCGCCTATCCAGTTTACTACGCCCTATCGAAAACCAATGGACGTTTTGGTAAATTTCCGATCAAAGGTTTTCGTACGCCGACAGAGTTTCTAAAAtatttggccaaaaataaaGCGGCCTCGTTGGATAATGCACAGCGGCTTGAGAGTTGA